A region of the bacterium genome:
ACGTCGTAGACCCGGATCAGCAGACGCCCCGGGCGGGCGACCGTGTAGTGGATCCGGGTCGACGGGTTGAACGGGTTCGGGGCGGCCCGCAGCGAGAGCGCCTGCAGCGCCGGTACGCCCGACGGCGCGCCGGTCGTGTCCTCGCCGAAGTGGTCGAGGATGTCGCGGATCAGCAGGGTGCGCGCGTCGGTCGGGTCGCTCTTGGCCTGGGCGGCCGTGTGGGCCTGCCCGGGATCGAAGGGCAGGCTCAGGATCCGATCGTCGCCCGGCGTGGCCAGCAGGCCCGCCGCGTAGGGATAGGCCCCGGCCGCGCCGCCGGGGGTCAGGAACTCCGCCAGCGGCAGGCTGCCGCCCTGGGGCTGGAGCGCGTCGAAGCGGCTGAGCTCGCCGCAGGCGCCGCCGAAGAGCGGGAACTCCGGCGTCCGCGTCAGCACGGGATTGCCGGCCAGGGCCGCCACCCGCGGATTGGACTGGTTCCCGATCAGCGGCCGCACGTCCTCCGCCGCGACGAGCACCCCGGCCACGCCCTCGATGAAGCCCACCGCCGCCGCATCGCCGGCCCGTTTCAACGCGAGATCCGAGGCGTACCCTTCCCCGCTCAGGAGCAGGTTGCGCGCGCCGCCGGCCAGCCAGGCCTGCAGCGCCGCGACGTCGTCGCCCGGATCGTCGGGGAAGAACTGCGCCGTCCCCAGCGTCTGGTCCTCCTGGGCGCCCGAGGTGTAGAGGATCGTGCGGTAGGCGGCGAGGCACGCGCCGGACGTGCGTCCGCCCAGACCGTTGCCGGCGGCCGCCTCCGGACCCTGCGTCCGGTAGAGATCGAAGTCCACGCCGGGCTCGAGGCCGAGGCTCGCGAACGACTGCAGCCAGCGGCCCAGCACGTCGGTGTCGCCGCTGTCGTCCCACAGCAGGATCGGCGGGATCGTGTAGCCGCCCAGGCTGTCCGGCCGGATCGTCGGCAGGGCGCGCAGGGTGAACTGCGGGGCGTAGGAGTTCGGCGAGCTGAAATCGCCGAAACGCGAGAGGTCGGTCGGCAGGGTGCCGTCGTAGACCTCGGTGCCCACCTGCTCCGAGGCCGAGATGTAGTAGTGCATCACGTCGCCCGGGAAGAGCAGCCCCGTGTCGGGCAGCACGAAGCGGAAGCTCTCGCAGTCCCAGCAGTCGGTGCCGCGCCAGGCGATCACGCCCGAGGTCTGGCCGCTGAGGGGGTGTGCGCGGTACGGGTCGAAGAGCGGGTTGGGCTCGATCAGGTAGTGCAGGACGGGCGGCGCCACCAGGCTGCCGGCCGGATCGAGGTTGCCCACCTCGATGTTGACCGAGTCGCCGGGCGTGACGCTGGTGAAGGTCGAGGACCAGTAGCCGGCGTTGGCGCCGGAATCGAACCCGACATGCAGCGAGCCGAGGTCGCCGAGGTCGAGGACGTCGCGCGCGGGGAACGCGTCCTGGGCCAGGTCCTCCGGGTAGGCGTACATGGAGGGACCCCGGGTCGGGTAGGCGCGCAGGGCGACGTTGTCGAACCAGGGCGCCGGCGACGCGTCGTCGCCCTCCCAGCCGAAGATCCATCCGATCTCGACGACGCCGAACCGCACCTGCACCGAGTCGCAACCGTCCGGGATGAACCGGGCCACGTCGAAGGCGTGGCGCCGGTAATCCGGGCCGCCGCCGTAGTAGAAGTTGTCGCTGCGCCAGGCCGCGTCGGCCAGGGCCTCGGCCGGGCCGGCCGAGCCGTCGGTGTCGGCGGCCCGCACCGACCAGGTGTAAAGGATGCCGGGGGAACCGGGTCCCGTGTCGAGGTGGGAATAGACGTCGAATTCGAGGAGCCCGCCGTGGTGTCCCCCGACCGGCCACGGAACGGCCGGCGAAACGACCTGGTTGTTGAGCTGATGGTCCGGGCCGAGGAGCCCACCCCGGGAGTTGACCACCCAGCCGCCGGGCCCGTAGCACCACGTCTCGCAGCGTTGGCCACCGGTGCCCGGCACGACCAGCCCGTCGTCGATGAAGGTGACCATGTGCGAGGTGTTGCCCTCGCAGCCGACCAGACCCTGCAGGTTGTCGCGCAGCGCCGCGAAGTCGCCCACGCCCGTCGGCGGCTGCGGGGTCCAGTCGCCGAAGGTGCCGTCCTGGAAGTCGGTGAAGTCGACGATGTCCGACTGGCCGGTCTGGCTGACGGTCACGTTGATGTCGTCGACCCGGCAGGCGCCGGCCGTCCAGAAGGCGCAGTCCTCGTCCGACCAGCCGTTGTCGGACTGGAACTCGAAGCGCACCTCGACCCTTCCGCCGGGCCCGTAGTCGCCGGGCGAAAGCACGATGGTCTCGTCCACGGCGATCGCCTGCAGACCGTCCCAGGACTTCGTGAAGAGCGGCTCCCCGGGCGACGCGCCGACGAGGGTCAGCCGGACGTAGTCGTAGCCGGGCTCGGTGTCGATGTCGAGCTGCGCCGTCACGTGCACCGTGGCGTCGCCGCCCGGGTCACCGACGTCCGTCGACCAGGCCAGGATGTCGTACCAGTCGTCTCCGTAGCCGCCCACCGAGTCGGTGCCCGCCAGGCACGAGGGCAGGGTCGGGTCGCCGCAGTAGGCGGCGAGGTTGCCGGAACCACCCTGGGCGTAGTCGCTGACCTGCCAGTGGATCTCGGTGGGCGCCGTGACGTCGACGGAGGTCCAGCCGCCCCAGCCCGCCTCGAAATCGCCACGCACCGGCGCGCCGGGGCCGATGAGCATGATCGTGTCCACGGCGGCCTTGGCCCCCAGCGGCGCCCGGGTGACCAGTTCCCCGCCCCGGCCGAGGCGGGGTCGGAATTCGCGCTGGGGCTCCGGAGACGGGTTTGCGGCAGATGCGAGCGAGGCGCCGAAGAGGCACAAAAGAGCGAACAGGGCGATGCGTCTCGACATGGAAATCCCCCTTGAGACCGATCAGCGAACCGGCCCCGACAAATGGATGCCCCCGGACCCGACCCGGGTCCACGACCAGTATACCATACGGAAGGGGGCCTTCGGGGCCAAATGCCGAACGCCGGCCCCCCGCGGGGGACCGGCGCCGTCGGCGTGCGAAACGCGGGAACCTAGTCGTCGGCCGAGGCCGCCAACCGCAGCTGCGGCAACAGGCTCACGTCGAAGATCTTGCCCTTCGCCTGGCGGGTCAGACGGATCTCCTCGACGCAGCGCCGGGTGCCGGCCAGGGCGGCCGTCACCTCGAAGTTGTGGTAGCGGAAGCCGAAGTTGCGCAGCTTCTCCATGGCGCCGATCAGCTTGCGTTCGGCCTTGAGCATCTGCTTCTCGTTGAGCAGCGCGAAACCCTCGCAGGTCTCGAGCACGCCCATCCAGAAGGCCTCGTCCCGGCCCTGGGCGGTGGCCAGGCCCTCGGCCGCCTGCCGGACGGCCTTCTCGTACTGACGGCTGTTGAACGCCCTGACGGTCTGGTGCAAGTGCGACATCGTGCTCCCCTCGCGTGGTGTCCGGGTGCCCTGTCGGGTCCGGGATCGTCCGCGGGCGCGGCCTCTCCCGGCGCCGGCGCCCTACTCCTCGTCGTCGCCTTCGTCGAATCCGGTGTCCAGGAAGCGGTCGGCCTCCTGCTCGAAAGCGAGTTTCGTCATGTCGGTCATGCGGTCGACGTAGAGCTTGCCCTCCAGGTGGTCGCACTCGTGCTGGATCACGACCGCCGGGAATCCGTCGAGCTCGAAATCGACCCGGGCGCCCTTCTCGTCGTACGCCTCGACACGCACCGCCGCCGGCCGCTCGACCCAGCCGCGCAGGCCGGGAACGGAGAGGCAGCCCTCGTACATGCCCAGGCGCCGCGACGCGTCCAGGACCGTGATCTTCGGATTGATCAGGATCCGGAACGTGGGACGGCCCTCGTCGTCGGCCTCGCCGCCGCAGATGGCCAGCTGGACCGGTTGGTGCACCTGCGGCGCCGCCAGGCCCACGCCGTTGTACTCGACCATCGTCTCGAACATGTCCCGGATCAGACCCTGGACCTCCGGGCCCGTGATCTTCTGCGGGTCGATGGGCGCGCACTTCTGGCGCAGGACGGGGTGGCCCATGCGGGCGACCTTCAGGATGGCCATGACGGCACTCCTCCGGATGGCTGGGGGGAAGTCGTTTTCGGCTCCCCACGATAAGTCCATTCCGGGCGGATGACAAAGCCGCCGGCCCGCCTGCTCCGGCGCCCGATGCAAGACGGGGGCCCGTTCCCGGACCCGGCGGAAGCCCCGGATTCGAGGCCCCAGCCGGCTTTTCGGTGTCGCGACAAGGTCCATGACGGTCGGGGGTTTCCCGTCGCGGCGCCCGATCCGGCAGGTTTTGCCGGGCGGCCGGCTTGACTCCGGCCCGGCGATGTGGTCAAAATGGGAGCGTCCGGGCCGGGATTGCCGCCCCCGCGCGGAAAGCCCGCACCCCGCACGCGGCCCGGCGGCCGCCAACGACGACACAGGAGTTCCATGAGCCGAGGCTAATCCGTCACCAATCGCACCGGGAGTTCTCGCCATCCCGTCACGACCGGCATCGCCCCCCACCGCCCGTCGACAGTCGTCCCCGCTGCCCATCGTCGCTCTTTGCCTCGGCTGCGCCGCCCTCGGCCTGGCGATCGGCCACTTCGTCTGGCACCCCGACCCCCTCGAACCCGCCGCCCTCGCCCGCCGATTGCGCGACCAGATGAACGGCGACGGCGACCGCGGCCAGCCCGGCCACTGGGGCGTCATGCGTCCGGGCGTGGCCGAGGCCGGCCTCGGCGGGACCCTCGCGGCCACCCGCCTCGACGCGGAGCAGCAGGCCGAGATCAAACGCCTGCAGAGCATCGGCTACACCGGCGGCAGCCTGCCCGACCGCGGCTCGGACACGGGCACCACCGTGCACCTGCGCGGCGCGACAGCCCCCAACCTGCGCCTGTACGTCTCGGGCCACGCCCCGGGCGCCGACCTCATCGACCCCGACGGCCGCGTCCTGCACCGCTGGCGCTGCACCTACGCCGAGGCGCGGG
Encoded here:
- the def gene encoding peptide deformylase, which translates into the protein MAILKVARMGHPVLRQKCAPIDPQKITGPEVQGLIRDMFETMVEYNGVGLAAPQVHQPVQLAICGGEADDEGRPTFRILINPKITVLDASRRLGMYEGCLSVPGLRGWVERPAAVRVEAYDEKGARVDFELDGFPAVVIQHECDHLEGKLYVDRMTDMTKLAFEQEADRFLDTGFDEGDDEE